One stretch of Siphonobacter curvatus DNA includes these proteins:
- a CDS encoding aconitate hydratase, with protein sequence MAFDIEMIQTVYARMPERVAAARQVLGRPLTLSEKILYSHLWENPLERAYSRGKDYVDFAPDRVAMQDATAQMALLQFMQAGRPQVAVPSTVHCDHLIQAKVGATEDLNNAVQQSKEVFDFLSSVSNKYGVGFWRPGAGIIHQVVLENYAFPGGMMIGTDSHTPNAGGLGMIAIGVGGADACDVMAGLAWELKQPKLIGVKLTGKLSGWASAKDVILWVAGQLTVKGGTGAIVEYFGEGAESMSATGKATICNMGAEIGATTSIFAYDVRMAEYLRGTSRADVADLADGVAEYLRSDDEVYADPAKYYDQLIELDLSTLEPHINGPFTPDLAWPLSKFAQAVQENNWPAELEVGLIGSCTNSSYEDITRAASVAQQAVDKKLKPKAEYTITPGSELVRYTIERDGYISIFDTMGAVVMANACGPCIGQWARHTSDPTKKNSIITSFNRNFKARNDGNPNTHAFVASPEIVTAFAIAGDLTFNPMTDTLINEEGQAVKLDEPQGLEMPPRGYAVEDAGYQAPAEDGSTVEVIVSPTSDRLQLLEPFTPWEGTDITGLKLLIKAKGKCTTDHISMAGPWLKYRGHLDNISNNLLIGATNFFNEKANEVKSQLTGEYGTVPGVQRGYKAAGVGTIVVGDENYGEGSSREHAAMEPRHLGVRAILVKSFARIHETNLKKQGMLALTFADGSDYDKIREDDTIDIVGLTEFAPEKQLTIVLNHADGSTEAFPVNHTYNAAQIEWFKAGGALNIIRRGVGA encoded by the coding sequence ATGGCTTTTGACATTGAGATGATTCAGACCGTGTACGCCCGGATGCCCGAACGAGTGGCCGCCGCTCGGCAAGTACTCGGTCGACCCCTGACCCTCTCCGAGAAAATTCTATATTCTCACCTTTGGGAAAATCCTCTGGAAAGAGCGTATTCACGGGGAAAAGATTACGTTGATTTTGCACCCGACCGCGTGGCAATGCAAGATGCAACGGCTCAGATGGCCCTGCTGCAATTCATGCAGGCGGGTCGTCCGCAGGTAGCCGTACCTTCAACGGTACACTGTGACCACTTGATTCAGGCTAAAGTAGGAGCTACCGAAGATCTTAACAATGCAGTACAACAATCGAAGGAAGTATTTGATTTCCTTTCTTCGGTTTCCAATAAATACGGAGTTGGTTTCTGGAGACCCGGAGCGGGTATCATTCACCAGGTAGTATTGGAAAACTACGCGTTCCCCGGCGGTATGATGATCGGTACAGATTCACACACGCCTAACGCGGGTGGTCTGGGCATGATCGCCATCGGGGTAGGTGGTGCCGATGCCTGCGACGTTATGGCGGGTCTGGCCTGGGAATTGAAACAACCTAAACTGATTGGTGTAAAACTGACGGGTAAACTCAGCGGCTGGGCTTCTGCCAAAGACGTGATTCTGTGGGTAGCGGGTCAGCTGACGGTAAAAGGTGGTACGGGTGCAATCGTAGAATACTTTGGTGAAGGAGCTGAAAGTATGTCTGCAACCGGTAAGGCAACCATTTGTAACATGGGTGCTGAAATCGGAGCTACGACGTCCATCTTTGCTTACGACGTACGCATGGCCGAATACCTGCGAGGTACGAGCCGGGCCGACGTAGCTGATTTGGCTGACGGTGTTGCCGAATACCTGCGTTCAGATGACGAAGTATACGCTGATCCCGCGAAATACTACGATCAACTCATCGAACTGGATCTGTCGACGCTGGAACCTCATATCAACGGTCCCTTCACGCCGGATTTGGCTTGGCCGCTTTCGAAGTTCGCTCAGGCGGTACAGGAAAACAACTGGCCCGCTGAACTGGAAGTAGGTCTGATCGGATCTTGTACGAACTCTTCCTACGAAGATATTACCCGTGCAGCTTCCGTAGCTCAACAGGCAGTTGATAAAAAACTGAAACCTAAAGCGGAATACACGATTACGCCAGGTTCAGAGCTGGTTCGTTACACCATCGAGCGTGACGGATACATCAGCATTTTCGATACGATGGGTGCCGTTGTTATGGCGAATGCCTGCGGTCCCTGTATCGGTCAGTGGGCTCGTCACACCAGCGATCCTACCAAAAAGAACTCCATCATCACGTCTTTCAACCGGAACTTCAAAGCTCGTAACGACGGCAACCCTAATACGCACGCGTTCGTAGCTTCTCCGGAAATCGTAACGGCTTTCGCCATCGCAGGTGACCTTACGTTTAACCCGATGACGGACACGCTGATCAACGAAGAAGGTCAGGCCGTGAAACTGGATGAGCCACAAGGTCTGGAAATGCCGCCCCGTGGCTATGCCGTGGAAGATGCAGGCTACCAGGCTCCTGCGGAAGATGGGTCAACGGTGGAAGTGATTGTATCACCCACCTCCGATCGTTTGCAACTGCTCGAACCGTTTACGCCTTGGGAAGGTACGGACATCACGGGCCTGAAGCTGCTCATCAAAGCCAAAGGTAAGTGTACGACGGACCACATTTCTATGGCAGGTCCCTGGTTGAAATACCGTGGTCACCTGGATAACATTTCCAATAACCTACTCATCGGTGCTACCAACTTCTTCAACGAAAAAGCGAATGAAGTGAAGAGCCAACTGACGGGCGAGTATGGAACGGTACCTGGCGTACAACGCGGTTACAAAGCAGCAGGCGTAGGAACGATCGTTGTAGGGGATGAAAACTACGGTGAAGGTTCTTCTCGTGAGCACGCAGCTATGGAGCCTCGTCACCTGGGTGTTCGTGCGATTCTGGTGAAATCGTTCGCCCGTATCCACGAAACGAACCTGAAGAAACAAGGCATGTTAGCTCTGACCTTCGCTGACGGTTCAGATTACGACAAGATTCGCGAAGACGACACGATCGACATCGTTGGATTGACGGAGTTTGCTCCCGAAAAACAACTGACGATTGTACTTAACCATGCCGATGGTTCAACGGAAGCATTCCCAGTAAACCATACCTACAATGCTGCTCAAATCGAGTGGTTCAAAGCAGGTGGTGCTCTGAATATCATCCGTCGTGGCGTAGGAGCGTAA
- a CDS encoding PIG-L family deacetylase, with protein sequence MRSRFILFALFYLSYTFGFTQVPKPLPPGEILLNLKRLNVLGSAMYMAAHPDDENTVMLAWLAKERLVRTAYLSLTRGDGGQNLIGAEQSELMGLIRTYELLAARSIDGPEQYFTRANDFGFSKNTEETLEVWGKDAVLADIVWRIRNFRPDVLICRFPPDSRAGHGNHSASAALAEEAFQLAGDASKFPEQLKYVKPWQPKRIVWNTFAFGVNPAQRPAEGSWISAEIGGYNPLLATSYSELAAESRSQHKSQGFGVARSRGVKIEYLVHKAGDKATKDVFDGVETSWNRVKGGAAVQAVVNKAIEQFRPDQPAAIIPLLVQAYRLVDKLDDAYWKEQKKKELSQLLVACAGLWYESNPSEYAVAGGEPVQLTTTFIKRSEAPVTLQSIRWTSFNKDTTLNMSIPTNELQRLVFQTAIPQNQTITQPYWLMQPKMGKGMYRVDDQALNGLPEKPSDFQALFSVTIGGLPLTLTTPVHYKYTDAVRGELYRPFEVRPSVTATPAEKVLVFADGQPKTYTVTLKASQAGASGNVSLELPAGWKSEPARIPFQFASKFQEQTVSFQLIPPTQASEASVQVKVQTGNQTSNRGLYEIGYEHIPALTVFPVAESKLVRLEIKNKAKLIGYIPGAGDEIPAALRQMGCTVVNLGEKELTGSLAAYDAIVVGVRAYNVNDRMSYYQPFLMDYVKNGGTMVVQYQVNSGLQPLSKGMGPYPFHLSRDRVTVEEAPMRFLKPEHPILNTPNKITNQDFNGWIQERGLYFSDEWDPQYQTIFSSNDPNEKPLDGGMLATAYGKGWYVFTGYAFFRQLPAGVPGAYRLFANLISLGK encoded by the coding sequence ATGAGGTCACGGTTTATTCTCTTCGCTCTGTTTTATCTATCGTACACGTTTGGCTTCACTCAAGTACCTAAACCTCTCCCACCCGGCGAGATTCTCCTGAACCTCAAACGCTTGAATGTACTGGGTTCGGCCATGTACATGGCAGCCCACCCCGATGATGAGAATACCGTCATGTTAGCCTGGCTCGCCAAAGAGCGACTGGTGCGTACGGCCTACCTGTCCTTGACCCGGGGCGACGGCGGTCAGAACTTGATTGGTGCGGAGCAAAGCGAACTGATGGGTCTGATTCGTACCTATGAATTATTAGCTGCCCGCTCCATTGACGGTCCCGAGCAGTACTTCACCCGAGCCAACGACTTTGGCTTTTCAAAAAATACAGAGGAGACGTTAGAGGTGTGGGGTAAAGATGCAGTCCTGGCCGACATCGTCTGGCGAATCCGAAATTTCCGTCCCGATGTACTAATCTGCCGTTTTCCACCGGATTCCCGGGCGGGACACGGAAACCACTCGGCCTCGGCGGCCCTGGCCGAAGAAGCTTTTCAGCTAGCGGGAGATGCCAGTAAATTTCCGGAGCAATTGAAGTACGTAAAACCCTGGCAACCCAAACGGATTGTCTGGAATACCTTTGCCTTTGGCGTAAACCCGGCCCAGCGTCCAGCAGAAGGCAGTTGGATTTCGGCCGAAATTGGCGGTTACAATCCTTTACTGGCAACCTCTTATTCTGAACTTGCGGCCGAAAGTCGTTCGCAGCATAAATCGCAGGGGTTTGGTGTAGCCAGAAGCCGGGGCGTAAAGATTGAGTACCTGGTGCACAAAGCAGGTGATAAAGCCACGAAAGACGTATTTGATGGCGTAGAAACCAGCTGGAACCGGGTCAAAGGAGGTGCGGCTGTACAGGCGGTGGTCAATAAAGCCATCGAACAGTTTCGCCCCGATCAACCCGCCGCCATCATTCCTCTGCTCGTACAAGCATATCGACTCGTCGATAAACTGGACGATGCATATTGGAAAGAACAGAAGAAAAAAGAACTCTCCCAGCTACTGGTCGCCTGTGCCGGACTCTGGTACGAAAGTAACCCCTCCGAGTACGCCGTGGCGGGTGGCGAACCCGTACAGCTGACGACTACGTTCATCAAACGCTCCGAGGCTCCGGTCACGCTTCAATCGATTCGCTGGACCAGCTTCAATAAGGATACGACGCTAAATATGTCGATCCCTACTAACGAATTACAACGCCTGGTTTTTCAGACTGCCATTCCGCAAAATCAAACTATTACCCAGCCCTACTGGCTCATGCAGCCGAAAATGGGCAAAGGCATGTATCGCGTGGATGATCAGGCTCTGAACGGTCTGCCCGAGAAGCCTTCCGACTTTCAGGCTCTTTTTTCCGTAACCATCGGTGGACTGCCGCTGACGCTGACAACCCCCGTTCATTATAAATACACGGATGCGGTTCGCGGCGAATTGTACCGTCCCTTTGAAGTACGCCCGAGCGTAACAGCTACGCCAGCTGAAAAAGTATTGGTCTTTGCGGACGGTCAGCCGAAAACGTATACCGTGACGCTGAAAGCGTCGCAGGCGGGTGCATCTGGGAATGTGAGCTTGGAATTACCCGCGGGATGGAAGTCGGAGCCAGCTCGGATTCCCTTTCAGTTCGCATCGAAATTCCAGGAACAAACCGTTTCGTTCCAGCTAATTCCACCGACTCAGGCTTCGGAGGCTAGCGTACAGGTGAAGGTACAAACGGGCAATCAGACCAGTAATCGTGGCCTGTACGAGATTGGGTACGAACATATTCCGGCTCTTACGGTATTCCCCGTGGCAGAAAGCAAGCTGGTGCGTCTGGAAATTAAAAACAAGGCTAAGCTGATTGGGTACATTCCCGGAGCCGGGGATGAAATTCCGGCGGCCCTGCGTCAGATGGGTTGTACGGTGGTGAATCTGGGGGAAAAAGAATTAACGGGTTCGCTGGCTGCTTACGACGCCATAGTCGTGGGTGTACGGGCGTACAACGTCAACGATCGGATGAGCTACTACCAGCCCTTTCTAATGGACTACGTGAAAAACGGGGGTACGATGGTGGTGCAGTATCAGGTCAATTCCGGCCTTCAGCCGCTGAGCAAAGGCATGGGCCCCTATCCCTTTCATTTGTCACGGGATCGGGTAACGGTGGAAGAAGCCCCCATGCGATTCCTGAAACCCGAACATCCCATTTTGAATACGCCTAACAAAATTACCAATCAGGATTTTAACGGCTGGATTCAGGAACGCGGCCTGTACTTCTCCGACGAATGGGATCCGCAGTACCAAACCATTTTCAGTAGTAACGATCCCAACGAAAAGCCGCTGGACGGCGGTATGCTGGCTACTGCTTACGGAAAAGGCTGGTACGTCTTTACGGGTTACGCGTTTTTCCGGCAATTGCCCGCGGGTGTACCGGGAGCCTATCGGCTCTTTGCCAACCTGATTTCGTTAGGAAAGTAA
- a CDS encoding SusC/RagA family TonB-linked outer membrane protein, whose protein sequence is MEPLQPLEKVRSKAGSFIVCTSILLGISLTGKVQAQQTKPDSLAKPDTLVIPIPKADTIPKPRVRPDSTPTPRRIIQQDSLVIPSDTLPKPGARPVRPDSVKTPRRVAQSDSLVIPTDTIPKPANASRPANTAKPLAADSLPVTPPNAQVAADSLPGGRFVKGRVTDEKSGGLPGVGITVKNTKIQTITNTDGSYQLKVPNDQAILVFSFTGYKAQEQPVNRRPLLNVRLVPDVKALNEVVVVGYGTQSKRDLATATSRVAATEIKTAVVNTVDQALQGRVTGVQVTETSGEPGAATVVRIRGNNSLSGNNEPLYVVDGFPMPPYREASANFTGAYSQNGLYGINPNDIESMEVLKDAAATAIYGSRGANGVILITTKTGKRGEGRVELVNRTSFGQISNPIRMMNSRQYAEIMNESYALTNREAPFKDLNAPLTNTDWVKAITQPSFRQDITLGVSGGSPKSSYYISGNYLLERGTIINSDNNRASLRANINTDINDWYTLKGQLSFVRQKSNRAITSARAWPNSGGLLDGLKAPPTIELNYLGFNSSGIPGYSGYYFANPYNELTSKTDVSQNDYSVINLENWFKIVKGLQLVVSLGTNQNLTRRQVFLPPTTAEGYASKGSGSSSMANTYSYNVNAYFLYEKNFAEKHYLNTTLGGEYNNQSFEQLNTISSGYAIPAFGVDNIGSAQNQSIGSFKETRTLQSAFVRVNYSFKSKYVLNTSLRLDGASPFAENKKYGLFPAVALAWNLNEEAFMKNVKFVSNAKFRVSYGETGSQAIGPYSSLTQFYSGFYQYGQEGAIGTSLYSTTIGNPNLSWERTRQLNAGLDFNSANDRFVFSFDFYNKRTLGLLQPRTLPSQSGVSTILDNYGSMENRGVEVSVQANIIQKKNLVWSSRLNVSRNINTLLDLGERKTPDYVNISGNLLGGTSGILIPGQQVGQFYGLRVIGLAQPSDFTNEGTPQYPYAILSDQIPGTWKYQDLNNDGKIDANDRQVIGKSNPDFIFGWTNDFTWKNLSVTAFFTGSVGNDVLNLTRFYLNNGLLDYQGVIFNQTEDWYFNRWTADRPHNNVRYPSTQRGISSSDINSAILEDGSFVRLKMLTISYGFPKIGPVKNPRLFVTGTNLFTLTKYTGFDPEVSSFNQSLLQQGIDYGAYPAQKSFTIGLSCNF, encoded by the coding sequence ATGGAACCTCTTCAACCCCTTGAAAAAGTCCGGTCAAAAGCCGGTTCTTTCATCGTTTGTACCAGCATTTTACTTGGTATCAGTCTAACTGGTAAGGTACAGGCTCAGCAAACGAAACCGGATTCGCTGGCTAAGCCGGATACGCTGGTTATTCCCATACCCAAAGCCGACACCATTCCCAAACCACGCGTTCGACCCGACTCAACGCCTACACCCCGCCGGATAATTCAACAGGATAGTTTAGTGATTCCATCCGATACACTTCCGAAACCAGGGGCTCGGCCCGTCCGTCCTGATTCGGTCAAGACACCCCGCCGCGTCGCACAATCCGATAGTTTAGTCATACCTACAGACACAATTCCTAAACCGGCTAATGCATCCAGGCCAGCCAATACGGCGAAACCCTTAGCGGCGGATTCACTACCCGTAACCCCGCCAAATGCCCAGGTTGCGGCGGATAGCTTGCCTGGTGGACGCTTCGTGAAAGGTCGCGTAACGGACGAGAAATCGGGCGGCCTGCCCGGCGTAGGGATTACAGTTAAAAACACAAAAATCCAAACGATTACCAATACCGACGGTTCGTACCAGTTAAAAGTGCCCAACGATCAGGCCATTCTGGTCTTTAGCTTTACCGGCTACAAAGCTCAGGAACAACCCGTAAATCGGCGTCCCTTACTCAACGTACGGTTGGTACCGGATGTCAAGGCCCTTAATGAAGTCGTTGTCGTAGGGTATGGTACGCAAAGCAAAAGAGACCTGGCTACGGCTACTTCCCGAGTCGCTGCTACGGAGATCAAAACGGCCGTTGTCAATACCGTTGATCAGGCTTTACAGGGACGGGTTACGGGCGTACAGGTGACGGAAACTTCCGGCGAACCCGGAGCGGCAACCGTCGTACGGATTCGGGGGAATAACTCGCTGAGTGGTAATAACGAACCGCTGTACGTGGTTGACGGCTTTCCGATGCCGCCGTACCGCGAAGCTTCGGCCAACTTCACCGGAGCTTATTCCCAGAATGGGCTGTACGGTATCAATCCAAACGACATCGAAAGCATGGAAGTGCTAAAAGATGCTGCAGCTACGGCCATCTACGGTTCCCGGGGAGCCAACGGGGTTATTCTGATCACTACGAAAACGGGCAAACGCGGCGAAGGACGGGTGGAGTTGGTGAATCGCACCTCATTCGGACAGATTTCCAATCCCATTCGTATGATGAACAGTCGGCAGTATGCGGAGATCATGAATGAATCCTACGCTCTGACAAACCGGGAAGCACCCTTCAAAGATCTGAATGCTCCGCTGACGAATACCGACTGGGTGAAAGCTATTACGCAACCCAGCTTCCGGCAGGATATTACACTAGGCGTTTCCGGCGGTAGTCCTAAATCATCGTATTACATTTCCGGCAACTACCTGCTCGAACGTGGTACCATTATCAATTCTGATAATAACCGGGCAAGCTTACGGGCGAACATCAATACGGACATTAATGACTGGTATACGCTCAAGGGCCAGTTGTCCTTTGTGCGGCAAAAGTCTAACCGAGCCATTACTTCCGCACGAGCCTGGCCTAATTCCGGTGGTCTGCTGGACGGTCTGAAAGCCCCCCCAACCATTGAGCTGAATTACCTGGGCTTTAACAGCTCGGGCATTCCAGGCTATTCGGGCTACTACTTTGCCAATCCCTATAATGAGTTAACGTCCAAGACGGATGTTTCTCAAAACGACTACTCCGTCATCAACCTGGAAAACTGGTTTAAAATTGTTAAAGGCTTACAATTAGTCGTGAGCTTAGGAACGAACCAGAACCTTACCCGGCGGCAGGTGTTTCTGCCACCGACTACCGCTGAAGGATACGCTTCGAAAGGAAGCGGGAGCAGTAGTATGGCCAACACCTATAGCTATAACGTAAATGCGTATTTCCTGTATGAGAAAAACTTCGCCGAGAAACACTATCTAAATACAACGCTGGGGGGTGAGTACAACAACCAATCGTTTGAACAACTCAATACGATTTCCAGCGGTTACGCGATTCCGGCGTTTGGCGTGGATAACATCGGAAGTGCCCAGAACCAGAGTATCGGCTCATTCAAAGAAACCCGAACGCTGCAATCGGCTTTTGTGCGGGTCAATTATTCTTTCAAAAGCAAGTACGTGCTGAATACTTCTCTGCGGTTGGATGGGGCTTCTCCTTTTGCCGAAAACAAGAAATACGGCCTCTTTCCGGCGGTAGCTCTGGCCTGGAATCTAAATGAGGAGGCTTTCATGAAAAACGTGAAGTTCGTGTCGAATGCCAAGTTCCGGGTTTCTTACGGCGAAACGGGAAGTCAGGCCATCGGGCCTTATTCCTCGCTCACGCAGTTTTACAGCGGTTTCTATCAGTATGGGCAGGAAGGAGCCATTGGAACGAGCTTATACTCCACGACGATCGGTAACCCCAACCTTTCCTGGGAACGCACCCGGCAACTTAATGCAGGTTTAGATTTCAACTCCGCCAACGACCGCTTTGTATTTAGCTTTGATTTCTACAACAAGCGGACGCTGGGTCTTTTGCAGCCACGTACGCTGCCCTCGCAGTCGGGCGTGAGTACTATCCTCGACAATTACGGTTCGATGGAAAACCGGGGCGTGGAAGTCAGTGTACAGGCGAATATCATCCAGAAGAAAAACCTGGTATGGTCTTCCCGGCTGAACGTCTCCCGAAACATCAATACACTGCTGGATTTAGGGGAACGCAAGACGCCCGATTACGTCAACATCAGTGGAAACCTGTTGGGCGGTACTTCGGGTATTCTGATACCGGGACAGCAGGTGGGACAGTTTTACGGGTTACGAGTTATTGGACTGGCTCAGCCCTCGGACTTTACGAACGAAGGTACTCCCCAGTATCCTTACGCCATTCTCAGTGATCAGATTCCGGGAACGTGGAAGTACCAGGACTTGAATAATGATGGTAAGATCGACGCCAACGATCGGCAGGTAATCGGAAAGTCCAACCCGGATTTTATTTTCGGCTGGACAAATGATTTCACCTGGAAGAACCTGAGTGTAACCGCCTTCTTCACGGGTTCGGTTGGAAATGATGTATTGAACCTGACGCGTTTTTACCTGAATAATGGTCTACTGGATTATCAGGGAGTCATCTTCAACCAAACCGAAGACTGGTACTTCAATCGCTGGACTGCCGATAGGCCCCATAACAACGTCCGGTACCCGAGTACGCAACGCGGCATCAGTTCGAGCGACATCAATTCGGCGATTCTGGAAGATGGCAGTTTTGTTCGGCTGAAGATGCTGACGATTTCGTACGGTTTTCCGAAAATCGGACCGGTCAAAAACCCTCGCCTGTTTGTAACGGGTACCAATTTGTTCACGCTGACGAAGTATACGGGTTTCGATCCCGAAGTAAGTTCCTTCAACCAATCACTCTTACAGCAGGGCATTGATTATGGAGCCTACCCGGCTCAGAAGTCTTTCACGATTGGATTGTCCTGTAATTTCTAA
- a CDS encoding universal stress protein, with protein MKSILVPTDFSSLSLKALDLAVELAQPMQASVRLLGVLKYPEPVLQDSLFMKDTDDAFEERIEGVENRLRCLLDQPKYHKVPVSALVDRQKGTIGETIASSTVDLIVMASEGASGWKEQTTGSNAERVVRQARCPVLIVKNGDPLDLQTVLFPTDFTNVESIRQFLTFPGVAEANLHFLTVNTGFLDRTFEDLEEEMAQLAEELGIEKYEYTIIDAVSEEAGIVRYAREIKAGLIALYTHGRKGLSYWFHGSIAEKVVNHAEIPVLTMVYETK; from the coding sequence ATGAAAAGCATACTCGTTCCCACTGATTTTAGCTCACTGTCTCTGAAAGCACTAGACTTAGCCGTTGAGCTGGCTCAACCGATGCAGGCTTCTGTTCGGTTACTGGGGGTACTCAAATACCCGGAGCCCGTTTTACAAGACAGCTTGTTTATGAAAGATACTGACGATGCTTTTGAAGAACGGATCGAAGGGGTAGAGAATCGGCTTCGCTGTCTACTGGATCAGCCTAAATATCATAAAGTACCAGTATCGGCTTTGGTCGACCGGCAGAAAGGAACCATTGGTGAAACCATTGCTTCCAGTACAGTAGATCTGATCGTGATGGCGTCTGAAGGAGCTTCGGGCTGGAAGGAGCAAACGACGGGATCAAACGCCGAACGGGTAGTCCGGCAGGCGAGATGCCCAGTCCTGATTGTGAAAAATGGAGACCCGCTTGATCTTCAGACCGTACTGTTCCCAACGGATTTTACAAACGTAGAATCCATCCGTCAGTTTCTAACGTTTCCCGGGGTTGCGGAGGCTAATCTTCATTTTCTAACGGTTAATACCGGTTTTCTGGATCGTACATTCGAAGATTTAGAAGAAGAAATGGCTCAATTAGCGGAAGAGTTGGGAATTGAAAAATACGAATACACAATCATTGACGCAGTAAGCGAAGAAGCCGGTATTGTTCGATACGCTCGCGAAATAAAGGCGGGTTTGATTGCCCTCTATACGCACGGCCGCAAAGGATTAAGCTATTGGTTTCACGGCAGCATCGCCGAAAAAGTAGTGAACCACGCTGAAATTCCCGTATTAACGATGGTATACGAAACGAAATAG